The Halosimplex litoreum genome has a window encoding:
- a CDS encoding NHL repeat-containing protein — MVGFDFRGCYGSGATDGARATAHARPGSDAASGGGRATDEASSVPASLGALGPRLASPVGTAQDGENNVWIADSGHNRLLVVDDELERLLATVGGVGTAPGRFDLPMRLAHHPTDRAMYVADTGNGRLQRLEYEYDGATPRVTAAEAFAADGGFHPNGVVAHEYWDGVRVIAADEFYREGGDLRSRLVVFDESGEQIRSIRTVGDDNPTPLYWPQGLDTDDEGRIYVANTGYGVLADGPTGPPKLATVVRCDRTGAAAPFEGLADETLAELPMPRDVAVVGAGADAQIFVPDAATGRIHAYTSVGVPDGAVPEDGEDIRANAALEDGIGIPRDGARRGDESVPTDAGGQDRFRGPVGIAGFEGVSVPDSDADDPTLAVLTSEALAGRVGAYAVDVHTESARRLGAVGAPRDRTGQFSVPTGSVVVADPESPLGRCALVGDGANGRLQRIAFDGAADESDPAAATDGGRVASGGDRGGARAGGRVDPVALPATRFPFGLAYWPAGTGGGGRLFVTDYTAHYRNSDRSGQIHVYAVDEAPAGGGGEGTDDGAGTGVSLTLVDSFGAWGMGDGEVKLPRGIAIDPQGEGVARVWVADSANGRVGVWDYDRVLDGADPLGDRGGFGHYDGGFWNPSDVAVGERGVYVADENNNRLQRFDGDEWHPVGTPGYDGGHEFLLPISVAARDGHLFVLDLVSRSIRVFAEDGNAEGGLRPVDEHRAFGGDAAAGELWLPYLLSVGDASDAPGVDVVVPDSTLHVAQHYTWGGA, encoded by the coding sequence ATGGTCGGATTCGACTTCCGTGGTTGTTACGGGTCGGGGGCGACGGACGGAGCGAGGGCGACGGCCCACGCACGACCGGGTTCCGACGCGGCCAGCGGCGGCGGGCGTGCGACCGACGAGGCGTCGTCGGTACCGGCGTCGCTCGGTGCCCTCGGCCCACGACTGGCGTCGCCGGTCGGAACCGCCCAGGACGGCGAGAACAACGTCTGGATCGCCGACTCGGGGCACAACCGGCTACTCGTCGTCGACGACGAACTGGAGCGACTGCTCGCCACCGTCGGCGGGGTCGGGACTGCGCCGGGTCGGTTCGACCTCCCGATGCGGCTCGCACACCACCCGACCGACCGGGCGATGTACGTCGCCGACACCGGCAACGGCCGGCTCCAGCGGCTCGAATACGAGTACGACGGAGCGACGCCTCGTGTGACCGCCGCCGAGGCGTTCGCGGCGGACGGTGGGTTCCACCCGAACGGCGTCGTCGCCCACGAGTACTGGGACGGTGTCCGGGTGATCGCGGCCGACGAGTTCTATCGGGAGGGCGGCGACCTCCGGAGTCGGCTGGTGGTCTTCGACGAGTCGGGCGAACAGATCCGGTCGATCCGCACGGTCGGCGACGACAACCCGACGCCGCTGTACTGGCCCCAGGGGCTCGACACCGACGACGAGGGCCGGATCTACGTGGCGAACACGGGCTACGGGGTGCTCGCGGACGGTCCCACCGGGCCGCCGAAGCTCGCGACGGTCGTCCGCTGCGACCGGACCGGCGCCGCGGCGCCCTTCGAGGGACTCGCCGACGAGACCCTCGCGGAGCTGCCGATGCCCCGCGACGTGGCCGTCGTCGGTGCAGGCGCCGACGCGCAGATTTTCGTTCCCGACGCGGCGACCGGACGGATCCACGCCTACACGAGCGTCGGCGTCCCCGACGGCGCCGTCCCCGAAGACGGCGAGGACATCCGCGCCAACGCCGCCCTTGAAGACGGGATCGGGATCCCACGCGACGGCGCTCGGCGAGGTGACGAGTCCGTCCCGACGGACGCCGGCGGCCAGGACCGATTCCGCGGTCCGGTCGGCATCGCCGGCTTCGAAGGGGTGTCGGTGCCCGATTCCGACGCCGACGACCCGACGCTCGCGGTCCTGACGAGCGAGGCGCTCGCGGGGCGGGTCGGCGCCTACGCCGTCGACGTACACACCGAGTCCGCCCGGCGCCTCGGGGCCGTCGGCGCCCCGCGCGACCGGACGGGGCAGTTCTCGGTCCCCACCGGGTCGGTCGTCGTCGCCGACCCCGAGTCGCCGCTCGGTCGCTGCGCGCTCGTCGGCGACGGCGCGAACGGGCGCCTCCAGCGGATCGCGTTCGACGGTGCTGCCGACGAGAGCGACCCCGCCGCCGCAACCGACGGCGGTCGCGTCGCCAGCGGCGGCGACCGCGGCGGCGCTCGCGCGGGCGGCCGCGTCGACCCGGTAGCGCTGCCCGCGACGCGGTTCCCGTTCGGGTTGGCCTACTGGCCCGCCGGCACCGGTGGCGGGGGGCGGCTATTCGTCACCGACTACACCGCCCACTATCGGAACAGCGACCGGTCGGGGCAGATCCACGTCTACGCCGTCGACGAGGCGCCCGCCGGCGGGGGCGGTGAGGGCACCGACGACGGGGCGGGCACGGGCGTCTCGCTCACCCTCGTCGACTCCTTCGGCGCCTGGGGGATGGGCGACGGCGAGGTGAAGCTCCCCCGGGGGATCGCGATCGACCCGCAGGGCGAGGGGGTGGCCCGGGTCTGGGTCGCCGACTCGGCGAACGGCCGGGTCGGCGTGTGGGACTACGATCGGGTCCTCGACGGGGCCGATCCGCTGGGCGACCGCGGCGGGTTCGGCCACTACGACGGCGGCTTCTGGAACCCCTCTGACGTGGCCGTCGGCGAGCGCGGCGTCTACGTCGCCGACGAGAACAACAACCGCCTCCAGCGGTTCGACGGCGACGAGTGGCACCCCGTCGGGACGCCGGGCTACGACGGCGGCCACGAGTTCCTGCTTCCCATCTCCGTCGCCGCCCGCGACGGCCATCTCTTCGTCCTCGACCTGGTGAGTCGCTCGATACGGGTGTTCGCCGAGGACGGGAACGCCGAGGGCGGCCTGCGTCCGGTCGACGAACACCGGGCGTTCGGCGGCGACGCCGCCGCCGGGGAGCTGTGGCTGCCCTACCTGCTGTCGGTCGGCGACGCCTCGGACGCGCCGGGCGTCGACGTCGTGGTGCCGGACTCGACGCTGCACGTCGCACAGCACTACACGTGGGGCGGGGCGTAG
- a CDS encoding PAS domain S-box protein has translation MTGGESGPADGGAGGEAAVDAVVARRCVAVALADGRVADATGPLDDVLGVDPAVAVGEADFYDGLAAASTDGGPVERIAAAAAEGTTTDGTVVAVETDAGRRVYRHVGLACPADSVADRAEVFEDVTRLREAADRLDLFETLAERARDGLFATDGTGRVVHCAESFASWLGAEPATLVGRRVERFVAERERPAWATAVADLDPETELTREFEFRWRGSRVGLSVALTGRPGGGVLGAVRRPGREAERADRAEQYRTLVENAADPMWVVDADDRIALANAAMGEFLGRDPADLAGLAVSDPVPSEAADRIAAALETVRAGDRRRWHDTDLRLPDADGRDRRFEATFGPVRADGAVVGTVGTFRDVTERERRRTELERLRRLLAGVVRTDIADGVREIGELADRLIEAVDGEPAALAGSIRDRAEAMAALVTKTAAVDRIVDTDPEPTTVALETAVDRAVTSVDDGSAATVDVDVPSVDVRAVPVVDLAVRNLLENAVEHSSTSDRPGADDAVEHGSTSPASQTRQDALAHSGEEPTVSVTATVAERSVTLSVVDDGPGIPDAELAALERGAETPLEHGSGVGLWLVEWVVTKSGGDLSFETDDGTRAAIRFDRADAATGPPNGSDGQGATVGGPDDADVHACHLDPDRSATARIRDAAAAVRPTVTVERAEGVDGAVDALATGRVDCLVTDRLDDPGWDRLADAAAAADAPIVCYAGAAHTADEARLTAVDSLVEKGTGTAPAAFLVEKLLALVGVDAPRERDAKAGATGSDTDTGAPEPSAGDPARRSAGAALQVATDPATVTRVPDDHPGFADAVDPPAGGEGAALVPATAGASRRRVGEWNLSLSVDDEDLQVRYARDLTPAVARERRCALLSALVDHARDRISVVDANGEVVYHNEAFADALGHEDMVGVHSAEFMAPGELEKGQLAVQRLLATPELDSEALDVAFETADGERVTLAVHFAVRREAGEYAGVVNVARDVTGAAGDPRLERARTLVESAGDPMFVVDADGRLALVNEALERLLGRPRSSLRGTRVEAVFSAVTADDGRTGDGDRNPDGGTDEWWRPAGPDRTFCARVRGADGDRHRYELTVADPDAFDGAVCTCREVTARERRAAELARLKRVLGRVLRHNLRNELTLVTGHAQLVARTLADGDDTAATGIDGADDTADATDPIALARSIQRAGADLAATATTARAAERALEPHDTQRVQSLSTVVDAAAEAAVEHRRPVAISASLPDACSVVVPPSLVTAFEALLGALARASEADAPVVRIRASESDGWVEIRVSVPDSRVDRETVAPFVAPPEAALDHHRDAGAWLFAWVLDRADGRAHLDESSESPAVALSLPAADDATAGESTTE, from the coding sequence ATGACGGGCGGGGAGTCGGGGCCAGCCGACGGCGGAGCGGGGGGTGAGGCCGCCGTCGACGCGGTCGTGGCGCGTCGGTGTGTCGCCGTGGCGCTCGCGGACGGCCGCGTCGCCGACGCGACGGGCCCGCTCGACGACGTTCTGGGGGTCGACCCGGCGGTCGCGGTCGGTGAGGCGGACTTCTACGACGGGCTCGCGGCCGCGTCGACCGACGGCGGGCCGGTCGAGCGGATCGCGGCGGCGGCCGCCGAGGGCACGACAACCGACGGGACCGTCGTGGCGGTCGAGACCGATGCGGGCCGACGCGTGTATCGCCACGTCGGTCTGGCGTGTCCCGCCGACTCGGTCGCCGACCGCGCAGAGGTGTTCGAGGACGTGACGCGGCTCCGCGAGGCGGCCGACCGGCTCGACCTGTTCGAGACGCTCGCCGAGCGCGCACGGGACGGCCTGTTCGCGACCGACGGCACGGGCAGGGTCGTCCACTGTGCCGAGTCGTTCGCCTCCTGGCTCGGCGCCGAGCCGGCGACGCTGGTCGGCCGACGAGTCGAGCGGTTCGTCGCCGAGCGCGAACGCCCCGCGTGGGCGACCGCGGTCGCCGACCTCGACCCCGAGACCGAGCTGACTCGCGAGTTCGAGTTCAGGTGGCGGGGCTCGCGGGTCGGACTCTCGGTCGCGCTGACCGGACGGCCGGGCGGGGGCGTCCTCGGCGCGGTCCGCCGTCCCGGACGGGAGGCCGAGCGGGCCGACCGCGCCGAACAGTACCGGACGCTCGTCGAGAACGCCGCCGACCCGATGTGGGTCGTCGACGCCGACGACCGGATCGCCCTCGCCAACGCGGCGATGGGCGAGTTCCTCGGCCGCGACCCCGCGGACCTGGCGGGGCTGGCGGTGAGCGACCCGGTCCCGTCCGAAGCGGCCGACCGGATCGCCGCCGCCCTGGAGACCGTTCGCGCGGGCGACCGGCGCCGGTGGCACGACACCGACCTGCGACTCCCGGACGCGGACGGGCGAGACCGCCGGTTCGAGGCCACGTTCGGGCCGGTGCGGGCCGACGGGGCGGTCGTCGGAACGGTCGGCACGTTCCGAGACGTGACCGAGCGCGAGCGCCGCCGGACGGAGCTCGAACGGCTCCGTCGGTTACTCGCCGGCGTCGTCCGCACGGACATCGCCGACGGTGTCCGCGAGATCGGCGAGCTGGCCGACCGCCTGATCGAGGCCGTCGACGGCGAGCCCGCGGCGCTGGCGGGGTCGATCCGCGACCGCGCCGAGGCGATGGCGGCGCTTGTCACCAAGACCGCGGCGGTCGACCGCATCGTCGACACCGACCCCGAACCGACGACCGTCGCCCTCGAGACGGCCGTCGATCGGGCGGTCACGTCGGTCGACGACGGTTCGGCGGCGACCGTCGACGTGGACGTGCCGTCGGTCGACGTCCGGGCCGTCCCGGTCGTCGATCTGGCGGTGCGCAACCTCCTCGAGAACGCCGTCGAGCACAGCTCGACGAGCGATCGGCCGGGTGCCGATGACGCCGTCGAGCACGGCTCGACGAGCCCTGCTTCGCAGACTCGACAGGACGCGCTCGCTCACTCCGGCGAGGAGCCGACCGTCTCGGTGACGGCGACGGTCGCCGAGCGGTCGGTGACCCTCTCGGTCGTCGACGACGGCCCGGGGATCCCCGACGCGGAGCTGGCCGCGCTCGAACGCGGCGCGGAGACGCCGCTGGAACACGGCAGCGGCGTCGGCCTCTGGCTCGTCGAGTGGGTCGTCACGAAGTCCGGCGGCGACCTGTCGTTCGAGACCGACGACGGCACGCGCGCGGCGATCCGGTTCGACCGCGCCGACGCCGCGACCGGTCCGCCGAACGGCTCCGACGGCCAGGGGGCGACCGTGGGGGGGCCAGACGACGCCGACGTCCACGCCTGTCACCTCGACCCCGATCGCTCGGCGACGGCGCGGATCCGCGATGCCGCCGCCGCCGTCAGGCCGACCGTCACGGTCGAGCGCGCCGAGGGCGTCGACGGCGCCGTCGACGCGCTCGCGACCGGCCGCGTCGACTGCCTGGTCACCGACCGCCTCGACGACCCCGGCTGGGACCGGCTCGCCGACGCGGCCGCGGCGGCCGACGCCCCGATCGTCTGCTACGCCGGCGCCGCCCACACGGCCGACGAGGCGCGTCTCACCGCCGTCGACAGCCTCGTCGAGAAGGGCACTGGGACCGCCCCGGCCGCCTTCCTGGTCGAGAAGCTCCTCGCGCTCGTCGGCGTCGACGCGCCCCGAGAGCGGGACGCCAAAGCGGGGGCGACCGGAAGCGACACCGACACCGGGGCCCCGGAGCCGTCCGCTGGCGACCCCGCTCGGCGGTCCGCCGGTGCGGCCCTCCAGGTCGCGACCGACCCGGCGACCGTGACTCGCGTGCCGGACGACCACCCCGGATTCGCCGACGCCGTCGACCCGCCGGCCGGCGGCGAGGGCGCGGCGCTCGTGCCTGCGACGGCCGGGGCGAGTCGACGCCGTGTCGGCGAGTGGAACCTATCGCTGTCCGTCGACGACGAGGACCTCCAGGTGCGCTACGCCCGGGACCTGACGCCGGCGGTCGCGCGCGAGCGGCGGTGTGCGCTGCTGTCGGCGCTGGTCGACCACGCCCGCGACCGCATCTCGGTCGTCGACGCCAACGGCGAGGTGGTGTACCACAACGAGGCGTTCGCCGACGCGCTGGGCCACGAGGACATGGTCGGGGTCCACTCGGCGGAGTTCATGGCGCCGGGCGAGCTGGAGAAAGGGCAACTGGCCGTCCAGCGACTGCTCGCGACGCCGGAGCTGGACAGCGAGGCCCTCGACGTGGCCTTCGAGACGGCCGACGGCGAGCGGGTCACGCTGGCGGTCCACTTCGCGGTCCGACGCGAGGCCGGCGAGTACGCCGGGGTCGTCAACGTCGCTCGCGACGTGACCGGCGCCGCCGGAGATCCGCGACTCGAACGCGCCCGGACGCTCGTCGAGAGCGCCGGCGACCCGATGTTCGTCGTCGACGCCGACGGCCGGCTGGCGCTGGTCAACGAGGCGCTCGAACGCCTGCTCGGTCGCCCACGGTCGTCGCTGCGGGGCACCCGCGTCGAGGCGGTCTTCTCGGCGGTCACCGCCGACGACGGCCGAACCGGCGACGGCGACCGGAACCCGGACGGCGGCACCGACGAGTGGTGGCGACCCGCCGGCCCAGACCGGACCTTCTGTGCCCGCGTCCGCGGCGCCGACGGCGACCGCCACCGCTACGAGCTGACCGTCGCCGACCCCGACGCCTTCGACGGGGCCGTCTGCACCTGTCGGGAAGTCACCGCCCGCGAGCGCCGCGCCGCGGAACTCGCCCGGCTCAAACGGGTGCTCGGTCGGGTCCTCCGACACAATCTCCGCAACGAACTCACGCTCGTGACCGGCCACGCCCAGCTCGTCGCTCGCACACTCGCCGACGGTGACGACACCGCGGCCACCGGTATCGACGGTGCCGACGACACCGCGGACGCGACCGACCCGATCGCGCTGGCGCGGTCGATCCAGCGCGCGGGCGCCGACCTCGCGGCGACCGCTACGACGGCCCGCGCGGCCGAGCGGGCGCTCGAACCCCACGACACCCAGCGCGTCCAGTCGCTCTCGACGGTCGTCGACGCGGCCGCCGAAGCAGCCGTCGAGCACCGCCGACCCGTGGCCATCTCCGCGTCCCTCCCGGACGCGTGTTCGGTCGTCGTCCCGCCGTCGCTCGTGACGGCGTTCGAGGCGCTGTTGGGTGCGCTCGCCCGAGCGAGCGAGGCCGACGCTCCGGTCGTCCGGATCCGAGCGAGCGAGAGCGACGGGTGGGTCGAGATCCGCGTCTCGGTCCCGGACTCGCGGGTCGACCGCGAGACCGTCGCCCCGTTCGTCGCGCCGCCCGAGGCGGCCCTCGACCACCATCGTGACGCCGGCGCCTGGCTGTTCGCCTGGGTCCTCGACCGCGCTGACGGGCGCGCTCACCTCGACGAATCGTCCGAGTCGCCCGCCGTCGCCCTCTCGCTGCCCGCCGCCGACGACGCGACGGCGGGCGAATCCACGACGGAGTGA
- a CDS encoding isoaspartyl peptidase/L-asparaginase yields the protein MQLLAHGGAGSPPDEPAERQAVLDEAVARGAEESDPVDAVCAAVRVLEVDPSFNAGVGSAVQSDGMIRTDAGIATADGEAGAAGAMPEVCHAVEVARAVMTETPHVMLAGERAVAFAHAVGVETGLDLWADRTRERWGDTEPPTGDPEAHLRWVREHFASDEAVDESADQRPSRPDPHDHDTVGAVARSGEQIAAATSTGGRWFALAGRVGDVPQVGAGFYASEAGAASATGAGEDIAREGLARRAVDLLERGADAEAAARLAIGEFDDAAEGDAGIVVVDADGGMGEAYNSPAMQTARTDET from the coding sequence ATGCAACTACTCGCCCACGGCGGGGCGGGGTCGCCGCCCGACGAGCCCGCCGAGCGCCAGGCAGTGCTGGACGAGGCGGTCGCCCGCGGCGCCGAGGAATCGGACCCGGTCGACGCCGTCTGCGCCGCGGTGCGCGTCCTCGAAGTCGACCCGTCGTTCAACGCGGGCGTCGGCAGCGCCGTCCAGAGTGACGGCATGATCCGAACGGACGCCGGAATCGCGACCGCCGACGGCGAGGCGGGTGCCGCGGGCGCGATGCCCGAGGTCTGCCACGCCGTCGAAGTCGCCCGGGCGGTGATGACCGAGACACCACACGTCATGCTCGCGGGGGAGCGAGCGGTCGCGTTCGCCCACGCCGTCGGCGTCGAAACCGGCCTGGACCTGTGGGCCGACCGCACCCGCGAGCGCTGGGGCGACACCGAACCGCCCACCGGCGACCCCGAGGCGCATCTCCGGTGGGTCCGCGAGCACTTCGCCAGCGACGAAGCCGTGGACGAATCCGCCGATCAGCGACCGTCGCGGCCCGACCCCCACGACCACGACACGGTCGGCGCGGTCGCCCGGTCGGGCGAACAGATCGCCGCCGCCACTTCGACGGGCGGGCGCTGGTTCGCGCTGGCCGGCCGAGTCGGCGACGTGCCCCAGGTCGGCGCGGGCTTCTATGCTTCCGAGGCGGGCGCCGCGAGCGCGACCGGCGCCGGCGAGGACATCGCCCGCGAGGGGCTGGCCCGCCGGGCGGTCGACCTGCTGGAGCGGGGCGCCGACGCCGAGGCGGCCGCGCGGCTAGCGATCGGGGAATTCGACGACGCCGCCGAGGGCGACGCGGGGATCGTCGTGGTGGACGCCGACGGCGGAATGGGGGAGGCGTACAACAGCCCGGCGATGCAGACGGCGCGGACGGACGAGACGTAG
- the icd gene encoding NADP-dependent isocitrate dehydrogenase, with amino-acid sequence MEYEYDKVEVPADGTPIEVVDEDADELNVPENPIVPIIHGDGIGKDVGPAAQKVLEAAANATGRDISWMRVYAGESGREKYDENLPDDTVNAIDEHRVAIKGPLTTPVGAGFRSLNVALRQTLDFYSNVRPTYYLDGVPSPMKAPEEMDMVTFRENTEDVYAGIEWEAGTEEVEQVREFVEDEMGFDDVMHDGPIGIGIKPITEFGSKRLVRKAIDYALEHDRDKVTLVGKGNIMKFTEGQFTEWGMEVAEEEYPDEEVFAAPDSLWETQDEIDIPNEAVMVESRLADAMLQWMQLRTDEFSVLAMPNLNGDYLSDAAGAQIGGLGIAPGANFGDARVLAEPVHGSAPKRAGQNKANPTAMTLSGRLMFDYMGWKDAGDLVRDAVEETISSGKVTYDLERQLDDAEKLGTDEYAEAIVDNIEKLS; translated from the coding sequence ATGGAATACGAGTACGACAAGGTTGAAGTTCCGGCTGACGGAACGCCGATCGAGGTCGTCGACGAGGACGCCGACGAACTGAACGTGCCGGAGAATCCGATCGTCCCGATCATCCACGGCGACGGCATCGGGAAGGACGTGGGGCCGGCCGCGCAGAAGGTGCTGGAGGCCGCCGCGAACGCCACAGGCCGGGACATCTCCTGGATGCGGGTCTACGCCGGCGAGTCCGGCCGGGAGAAGTACGACGAGAACCTCCCCGACGACACCGTCAACGCCATCGACGAGCACCGCGTCGCCATCAAGGGCCCGCTGACGACGCCCGTGGGCGCCGGTTTCCGTTCGCTGAACGTCGCCCTGCGACAGACGCTGGACTTCTACTCGAACGTTCGACCCACGTACTATCTCGACGGCGTCCCGTCGCCGATGAAGGCCCCCGAGGAGATGGACATGGTCACCTTCCGTGAGAACACGGAAGACGTCTACGCCGGCATCGAGTGGGAAGCGGGCACCGAGGAAGTCGAACAGGTCCGCGAGTTCGTCGAGGACGAGATGGGCTTCGACGACGTCATGCACGACGGCCCGATCGGCATCGGCATCAAGCCGATCACGGAGTTCGGCTCCAAGCGTCTGGTCCGCAAGGCCATCGACTACGCCCTCGAGCACGACCGCGACAAGGTCACCCTGGTCGGCAAGGGGAACATCATGAAGTTCACCGAGGGGCAGTTCACCGAGTGGGGCATGGAGGTCGCAGAGGAGGAGTACCCCGACGAGGAAGTCTTCGCCGCCCCCGACTCCCTGTGGGAGACCCAAGACGAGATCGACATCCCGAACGAAGCCGTCATGGTCGAGTCGCGACTCGCCGACGCGATGCTCCAGTGGATGCAGCTGCGCACCGACGAGTTCTCCGTGCTCGCCATGCCGAACCTCAACGGCGACTACCTCTCCGACGCCGCCGGCGCCCAGATCGGCGGCCTCGGCATCGCACCGGGCGCCAACTTCGGTGACGCCCGCGTGCTCGCCGAGCCGGTCCACGGCTCCGCGCCCAAGCGCGCCGGCCAGAACAAGGCCAACCCGACCGCGATGACCCTCTCCGGGCGCCTCATGTTCGACTACATGGGCTGGAAGGACGCCGGCGACCTCGTCCGCGACGCCGTCGAGGAGACTATCTCCTCCGGCAAGGTCACCTACGACCTCGAACGCCAGCTCGACGACGCCGAGAAGCTCGGCACCGACGAGTACGCCGAGGCCATCGTCGACAACATCGAGAAGCTGTCCTAG
- a CDS encoding PAS domain-containing protein: protein MSKYLHGPSTVVIAAGEGAVDETVLDAVDRWSFPSPVTSDVVRAAAATDTDPAVEAVAVADRASALDRLADDESVGCLVVDDTLADPVDCVAAATDRYPDLPVVVYAADGDESLASAATRAGAFAYLPRPADPAVSTHETLLETVAEALATHDRRYRAATDSDMLDAVLSELELPLYVKDERARHLKIADVHGAPSPAEAIGKTDWELYSWDEEAKVEALGDDRLVIDEGEEIRDREERHGPPEAGRWLRTTKVPWRDGDRTRGLVGVTLDVTDEKRQIRDLRAQNRRLDDFTSFVAHDLRNPLHVAMAYQEFVREGDPEAAERVSDALDRMAELVEDVSELAASSGTAPAPVGGVEVGSFLQVVWDEVATAAATLEIDLPAETILYTNRLQLKPLFENCFERCLERAGPDVTVRVGSTDDGFFVADDGPPVPDEEREELLEAGYSTAATGTDLAIVSEVADTHGWDLRIGESRTGGARFEFGNVLLVTDPDPLPGTGRTRPLTTGRDVGQVLNAGESSHDESVDRWTLRAAGDNLLGRVNECHFRWASIRGPCRVEARLDEFDAPADRSKAGVMLRDDASEPATFGYIGRTGDGRTEVCWRTADGEPTRAQLLESGERNVEWFAIERTGDRVTVFVSPNREEWHAVDQRSVALDDPICGGLTACSTMIGAYCEATFDHVSAVELDGE, encoded by the coding sequence GTGAGCAAATACCTGCACGGACCGTCGACGGTCGTGATAGCCGCCGGCGAGGGCGCGGTAGACGAAACCGTCCTCGACGCGGTCGACCGGTGGTCGTTCCCGTCACCGGTGACGAGCGACGTCGTCCGCGCGGCGGCGGCGACCGACACCGATCCCGCGGTCGAGGCGGTCGCGGTCGCCGACCGCGCGAGCGCGCTGGATCGGCTCGCCGACGACGAGTCGGTCGGCTGTCTCGTCGTCGACGACACCCTCGCCGACCCCGTGGACTGCGTCGCCGCCGCGACCGACCGGTACCCGGATCTACCGGTGGTCGTCTACGCCGCCGACGGCGACGAGTCGCTCGCCAGCGCGGCGACGCGGGCGGGGGCGTTCGCCTACCTCCCCCGGCCGGCCGACCCGGCGGTCTCGACCCACGAGACGCTGCTGGAGACCGTCGCCGAGGCGCTGGCCACCCACGACAGGCGCTACCGCGCGGCGACCGACAGCGACATGCTCGACGCCGTCCTCTCGGAGCTGGAACTGCCGCTGTACGTCAAGGACGAACGGGCCCGCCACCTGAAGATAGCCGACGTACACGGCGCGCCCAGTCCCGCCGAGGCCATCGGCAAGACCGACTGGGAGCTGTACTCCTGGGACGAGGAAGCGAAAGTCGAGGCGCTGGGCGACGACCGGCTCGTCATCGACGAGGGCGAGGAGATTCGCGACCGCGAGGAGCGCCACGGACCGCCGGAGGCCGGCCGCTGGCTCCGCACGACCAAAGTACCCTGGCGCGACGGCGACCGAACCCGCGGCCTCGTCGGCGTCACGCTCGACGTGACCGACGAGAAGCGACAGATCCGCGACCTGCGGGCGCAGAACCGCCGGCTCGACGACTTCACGAGCTTCGTCGCCCACGACCTGCGCAACCCGCTCCACGTCGCGATGGCCTACCAGGAGTTCGTCCGCGAGGGCGACCCCGAGGCCGCCGAGCGGGTGAGCGACGCTCTCGACCGGATGGCGGAACTCGTCGAGGACGTGAGCGAACTCGCCGCCTCCAGCGGTACCGCGCCCGCCCCCGTCGGCGGTGTCGAGGTCGGATCCTTCCTCCAGGTCGTCTGGGACGAGGTCGCCACTGCCGCGGCGACGCTCGAGATCGACCTCCCGGCGGAGACGATCCTCTACACCAACCGCCTCCAGCTGAAGCCGCTGTTCGAGAACTGCTTCGAGCGCTGTCTCGAGCGCGCCGGTCCCGACGTGACCGTTCGCGTCGGGTCGACCGACGACGGCTTCTTCGTCGCCGACGACGGCCCGCCCGTCCCCGACGAGGAGCGCGAGGAACTGCTCGAAGCCGGCTACAGCACCGCCGCGACCGGGACCGACCTCGCCATCGTCTCGGAGGTCGCCGACACCCACGGCTGGGACCTCCGGATCGGCGAGAGTCGCACGGGCGGCGCTCGCTTCGAATTCGGCAACGTCCTGCTGGTGACCGACCCCGACCCGCTCCCGGGGACCGGCCGGACGCGACCGCTGACGACCGGCCGGGACGTGGGACAGGTGCTCAACGCCGGGGAGTCCTCGCACGACGAGTCGGTCGACCGCTGGACGCTCCGCGCGGCCGGCGACAACCTCCTCGGACGGGTCAACGAGTGTCACTTCCGGTGGGCCTCGATCCGTGGCCCTTGCCGCGTCGAGGCGCGTCTCGACGAGTTCGACGCGCCCGCCGACCGGAGCAAAGCCGGCGTGATGCTGCGCGACGACGCCAGCGAACCGGCGACGTTCGGCTACATCGGTCGGACCGGCGACGGCCGCACGGAGGTCTGCTGGCGGACCGCCGACGGCGAGCCCACCCGCGCGCAACTGCTCGAGAGCGGCGAGCGCAACGTCGAGTGGTTCGCCATCGAGCGTACCGGCGACCGCGTCACCGTCTTCGTCTCCCCGAACCGCGAGGAGTGGCACGCCGTCGACCAGCGCTCGGTCGCCCTCGACGACCCGATCTGCGGCGGCCTCACCGCCTGCTCGACCATGATCGGCGCCTACTGCGAGGCCACCTTCGACCACGTCTCCGCCGTCGAACTCGACGGGGAGTGA